A genomic region of Porticoccaceae bacterium LTM1 contains the following coding sequences:
- a CDS encoding cold-shock protein: protein MSQVTGTVKWFNDEKGFGFIAQEGGPDVFVHFSAISGSGRRSLAEGQKVTMDVVQGQKGPQAENVNPVA from the coding sequence ATGTCACAGGTAACAGGCACGGTTAAGTGGTTTAACGACGAAAAAGGTTTTGGTTTCATAGCGCAGGAAGGTGGCCCGGATGTTTTTGTTCACTTCAGCGCTATTAGCGGCAGCGGTCGACGCTCGCTTGCCGAAGGCCAGAAGGTCACTATGGATGTGGTGCAGGGCCAAAAAGGGCCGCAAGCGGAAAATGTGAATCCGGTTGCCTGA
- a CDS encoding acyl-[ACP]--phospholipid O-acyltransferase, with protein sequence MKALHRIAGFLPYMAVVFLNAFVDLGHKIMVQNTVFKIYDGTEQVVLTAIVNALILLPFILLMTPAGFLSDKYDKPKVLRYSAAAAIAITLLITLCYYMGWFWPAFCLTFLLAVQSALYSPAKYGYIKELVGKDLLGRANGGVQAMTTIAILAGIFFFSVLFENRLADQAFRSESEILTLIAPLGWVLVALSVAEFLFCYRLPSTSQTNREMHFDMAEYRSGKALKETIHAISHRKIIWRSIIGLTMFWGIGQVLLAAFPAFAKAEMGIDNTVLVQGALACSGIGIMLGSLIAGRASRAYIETGTLPIGAALMAATLALIPSLQTITGAMVNFVILGIGGGFIAVPLNALIQFHAGKNELGKILAGNNWVQNIGMLGVLILTAVISAVGAGTKTLFILVAMLACGGAVWTLLKLPQAFARYVAALIIGRRYKLNVQGLHNLPGQGGVLLLGNHISWIDWAIVQIASPRPVRFVMYKDFYQRWYLKWFLDLMGAIPIGGRSTKTAMKTINELLKQGEVVCLFPEGVISRTGNLAEFQRGFETAAADTGAEIVPFYLRGLWGSRFSRSSDRLGSSTSRGLVRDIVVAFGEPLPDSTTAEQLKSKIFELSTHSWDTYTQGLPTLPEAWIDTVKRNGSEMSAADSIGASLSNYRMLAAAIAFSRKMEIQAKEQNVGFLLPGASGSAIANMAALLRGKTLVNINFTASVDAQQSALKKARVRTVYTSKKFVEKLRGKGIDVDAVLQGMQVIYLEELRASIHKRTFVTWLVAVRLLPAWLLKILVTVRTTIDSPAAILFSSGSEGVPKGVVLSHRNVMTNVKQMSEVLNMEDGDVMMGTLPPFHAFGLSVTQFMPLIEGIPVVFHPDPTDAVNIGKAIARYRATILCATATFLRLYTRNTKVQPLMLESLRLVVAGAEKLSPDVREAFKLKFNKEIYEGYGATETSPVASVNVPDRLDPNDFKVQLGSKIGTVGLPLPGTSFRIVDPDTLQELPTEEAGLVLVGGSQVMSCYLNDEEKTCEAILEQDGIRWYKTGDKGYVDRDGFLTIVDRFSRFAKLGGEMVSLGAVEQTVRDVMQMPELEVAAVNLPDAKKGEKVVLLLADGTSPEAIRDALLSAKCNNLMIPSEIYPVTEIPKLGSGKTDFCAVKKLALELVN encoded by the coding sequence ATGAAAGCGCTGCACCGGATTGCAGGATTTTTGCCCTACATGGCAGTGGTATTCCTGAATGCCTTTGTGGACCTGGGTCACAAGATCATGGTCCAGAATACCGTTTTTAAAATCTACGATGGCACAGAACAGGTTGTACTGACTGCCATCGTCAATGCGCTGATTCTGTTACCTTTTATCCTATTAATGACACCAGCCGGCTTTCTGTCAGATAAATATGACAAGCCAAAAGTGCTTAGGTATTCAGCAGCCGCAGCCATTGCGATCACTTTACTGATTACCCTCTGTTACTACATGGGCTGGTTCTGGCCCGCTTTCTGTCTGACCTTTTTATTGGCCGTGCAGAGCGCCCTCTACTCGCCGGCAAAATATGGCTACATAAAAGAGTTGGTGGGTAAGGATTTGTTGGGGCGTGCCAATGGTGGCGTTCAGGCTATGACAACCATCGCAATTCTGGCTGGTATCTTTTTCTTTTCCGTCCTTTTTGAAAATCGACTGGCAGATCAGGCATTCAGAAGTGAAAGCGAGATCCTCACTTTGATTGCTCCATTGGGTTGGGTGCTGGTGGCGTTGTCAGTTGCAGAGTTCTTGTTCTGCTATCGACTGCCCTCCACATCGCAAACCAACCGGGAAATGCACTTTGATATGGCGGAGTATCGCAGTGGAAAAGCGCTAAAAGAAACCATCCACGCAATTAGTCACCGCAAAATTATCTGGCGCTCCATTATTGGACTGACCATGTTCTGGGGTATTGGCCAAGTCTTGCTCGCGGCATTCCCCGCTTTTGCCAAAGCGGAAATGGGTATCGACAACACAGTGCTGGTGCAGGGGGCGCTCGCCTGTTCAGGCATCGGCATTATGCTCGGCTCATTAATCGCCGGACGAGCTTCACGCGCCTATATCGAAACCGGCACACTGCCGATTGGTGCCGCCTTGATGGCAGCAACCCTGGCATTGATTCCCTCGCTGCAAACCATTACCGGTGCAATGGTCAACTTCGTGATCCTGGGCATTGGTGGGGGCTTTATTGCGGTACCGCTAAACGCGCTGATCCAGTTTCACGCTGGCAAGAATGAACTTGGCAAAATCCTCGCAGGGAATAATTGGGTTCAGAATATCGGTATGTTGGGGGTGTTGATTCTTACAGCCGTCATTTCTGCGGTGGGAGCTGGCACCAAAACCCTGTTTATTCTGGTGGCGATGCTGGCCTGTGGTGGTGCAGTGTGGACGTTGTTGAAATTACCCCAGGCGTTTGCCCGTTATGTGGCAGCACTGATTATAGGTCGCCGCTACAAACTCAATGTTCAGGGGCTCCACAATCTGCCGGGACAGGGAGGGGTATTGCTGCTGGGCAATCACATCAGCTGGATTGATTGGGCGATTGTTCAGATTGCCTCGCCAAGGCCGGTGCGATTTGTGATGTATAAGGATTTTTACCAGCGCTGGTACCTGAAGTGGTTCCTGGATCTGATGGGGGCTATTCCTATCGGTGGCCGCAGCACCAAAACCGCGATGAAAACCATTAACGAATTGTTGAAGCAGGGCGAAGTGGTATGTCTGTTCCCGGAAGGGGTGATCAGCCGCACCGGAAATCTGGCGGAATTCCAGCGTGGTTTTGAAACCGCAGCAGCAGATACCGGTGCGGAAATTGTGCCCTTTTATCTGCGCGGTTTGTGGGGCAGCCGTTTTTCCCGCTCCAGCGATCGCCTTGGCAGTTCAACGAGCCGCGGCTTGGTGCGCGACATTGTTGTCGCGTTTGGGGAACCGTTGCCGGACAGCACCACGGCAGAACAGTTAAAGAGCAAGATATTTGAACTGTCCACCCACTCATGGGACACCTACACCCAGGGGCTCCCGACCCTGCCGGAAGCATGGATTGATACCGTAAAACGCAATGGTTCGGAAATGTCGGCTGCGGACTCCATTGGGGCCAGCCTTTCCAACTACCGCATGTTGGCTGCGGCAATTGCATTTTCCCGCAAGATGGAAATTCAGGCTAAAGAGCAAAATGTCGGTTTTTTATTGCCCGGCGCCAGCGGTTCAGCCATCGCTAATATGGCGGCATTGTTGCGGGGCAAAACACTGGTCAATATCAACTTTACGGCTTCAGTGGACGCGCAACAGTCAGCTTTGAAAAAGGCCCGGGTAAGGACTGTTTATACATCGAAAAAATTTGTCGAAAAGCTGCGCGGTAAGGGCATTGATGTAGATGCGGTATTGCAAGGTATGCAGGTGATTTATCTGGAGGAATTACGGGCCTCCATACACAAGCGAACCTTTGTTACCTGGCTGGTAGCCGTGCGCTTGCTCCCGGCGTGGCTTCTGAAAATACTGGTTACAGTTCGCACCACAATAGACTCACCTGCAGCGATTCTGTTTTCCAGTGGCAGTGAAGGAGTTCCCAAAGGGGTAGTTCTGAGCCACCGCAATGTCATGACCAACGTCAAACAGATGAGCGAAGTGCTGAACATGGAAGATGGGGATGTGATGATGGGAACGTTGCCACCATTTCACGCTTTTGGTTTGTCCGTTACCCAGTTCATGCCACTGATTGAAGGGATTCCAGTGGTATTTCACCCGGACCCGACTGATGCAGTAAATATCGGCAAAGCAATCGCTCGCTACCGCGCCACCATTCTGTGCGCAACAGCGACCTTTCTGAGGCTTTATACCCGCAATACCAAGGTTCAGCCTTTAATGCTGGAATCATTGAGGCTGGTTGTTGCTGGCGCGGAGAAACTTTCTCCGGATGTGCGTGAAGCATTCAAACTGAAATTCAACAAAGAGATTTACGAAGGCTATGGTGCCACCGAGACCTCGCCGGTTGCCAGCGTCAATGTCCCGGACAGGTTGGATCCCAATGACTTTAAAGTCCAGCTGGGCAGCAAGATTGGTACGGTGGGCCTGCCACTGCCAGGTACCAGTTTTCGAATTGTCGATCCAGACACATTACAGGAGCTGCCGACAGAGGAGGCTGGGCTTGTATTGGTGGGGGGGAGCCAGGTAATGAGCTGCTACCTGAATGACGAAGAAAAGACCTGCGAAGCCATATTGGAACAGGATGGAATTCGTTGGTACAAAACCGGCGATAAAGGGTATGTGGATCGTGATGGATTTCTCACCATCGTCGATCGTTTCTCGCGTTTTGCCAAACTGGGCGGTGAAATGGTCAGTCTTGGAGCCGTAGAGCAAACAGTGCGCGATGTGATGCAAATGCCGGAATTGGAAGTGGCTGCGGTCAATCTGCCAGATGCCAAAAAGGGCGAGAAAGTGGTGTTGCTACTGGCTGATGGTACTTCGCCGGAGGCCATTCGTGATGCGCTTCTGTCCGCCAAGTGTAATAACCTGATGATTCCATCAGAAATTTATCCGGTTACTGAAATTCCCAAGCTGGGCAGTGGTAAAACGGATTTCTGCGCTGTTAAGAAGTTGGCTTTGGAGCTGGTGAATTAA
- a CDS encoding helix-turn-helix transcriptional regulator, producing the protein MKRSIPPENSLYPEFQRYSQQLRERITMLRKERGLTQEDMQSFGLSLRQYQRIESGETENITLANLYRLAIAFELTPAELMDV; encoded by the coding sequence ATGAAAAGATCAATACCACCGGAAAACTCGCTCTACCCGGAATTTCAGCGTTACAGCCAACAGCTGAGAGAACGGATCACCATGCTGAGGAAGGAGCGGGGACTCACCCAGGAAGATATGCAGTCCTTTGGTTTGTCTCTTCGCCAGTATCAACGTATTGAAAGTGGTGAAACCGAGAACATTACATTGGCAAACCTCTACCGCCTTGCCATAGCATTTGAATTAACCCCAGCTGAGCTTATGGACGTTTAA
- a CDS encoding FKBP-type peptidyl-prolyl cis-trans isomerase, translating into MAFETQIEKISYAIGTDIGRQLQSQELELDAAALSAAICDTLNGAEPQLSGEEINAAMTALMEQQQAKQQRAAEAAAAAGEENRKAGEAFLAENAQRDEVVVLESGLQYEIITEGTGDKPGRDSTVEVHYAGTLINGNEFDSSIKRGQPASFGVTQVIAGWTEGLQLMPEGSKWRFFIPADLAYGDRAMGPHLPAGSTLIFEVELLKANI; encoded by the coding sequence ATGGCATTTGAAACACAGATCGAGAAAATCAGCTACGCCATCGGCACCGACATTGGCCGTCAACTGCAGTCCCAGGAGCTGGAATTGGACGCCGCTGCTTTGAGTGCTGCAATCTGCGACACCCTCAACGGTGCAGAGCCACAACTTTCCGGCGAAGAGATCAACGCCGCCATGACCGCACTGATGGAACAGCAACAGGCCAAGCAGCAACGCGCTGCAGAAGCCGCCGCCGCTGCTGGTGAAGAAAACCGCAAAGCCGGTGAAGCGTTCCTGGCTGAAAACGCCCAGCGCGACGAGGTTGTAGTACTTGAGAGTGGCCTGCAATACGAAATCATCACCGAAGGCACGGGCGACAAGCCTGGGCGTGACAGCACCGTGGAAGTTCACTACGCGGGCACCCTGATCAACGGTAACGAGTTTGACAGCTCCATCAAACGTGGCCAGCCAGCCAGCTTTGGTGTAACCCAGGTTATCGCCGGCTGGACCGAAGGCCTGCAGCTGATGCCGGAAGGCTCCAAGTGGCGTTTCTTTATCCCGGCTGACCTGGCTTACGGTGACCGCGCCATGGGTCCACACCTGCCAGCTGGCTCCACACTGATTTTTGAAGTAGAGCTTCTGAAAGCTAACATCTAA
- a CDS encoding YkgJ family cysteine cluster protein: MNCRPNCGACCIAPSINHPLPGMPKGKPAGVICVNLDADTRQCKIWDTEQYPDTCRHFLPAEYVCGESREEAIRLIGQLEEATR, translated from the coding sequence TTGAACTGCCGACCCAATTGTGGCGCCTGCTGTATTGCGCCATCAATCAATCACCCGTTGCCGGGCATGCCTAAAGGTAAGCCTGCCGGTGTTATTTGTGTGAATCTCGATGCCGATACTCGCCAGTGCAAAATCTGGGATACCGAGCAGTACCCGGATACCTGTCGTCACTTTTTGCCAGCAGAGTATGTGTGTGGTGAGTCTCGCGAAGAGGCGATTAGATTGATAGGGCAGCTGGAGGAGGCCACCCGTTAA
- a CDS encoding helix-turn-helix transcriptional regulator yields MTIQSIRYQNLKILLADAANSQAELARRAGTHPAYISQILNGTPLPSGKPRSVGDRLARSLETAFDKQHGWMDETHPQHHVSENHPEYRTKRQTLVELAKTLEESQLDKAIRQLTNLMDTR; encoded by the coding sequence ATGACAATTCAGTCTATTCGCTATCAAAATCTAAAAATTCTGCTGGCAGACGCGGCAAACAGCCAGGCTGAACTGGCCAGGCGCGCAGGTACTCACCCTGCCTACATCAGCCAGATTCTCAATGGAACTCCGCTGCCTTCTGGTAAGCCTCGATCTGTTGGCGACCGCCTGGCTCGATCCCTGGAAACAGCTTTTGATAAGCAGCACGGCTGGATGGATGAAACCCATCCACAGCATCACGTGAGTGAAAATCACCCTGAATACAGGACAAAGCGCCAGACGCTTGTTGAACTAGCAAAGACCCTTGAGGAGTCGCAGCTGGATAAAGCAATCCGTCAACTGACAAACCTTATGGATACACGGTAA
- a CDS encoding DUF3010 family protein, whose amino-acid sequence MATEIKACGVEIKNNEVLICPLVKSGELFTVPDLRQQRLQVNNADDQSQIQAFQRTFSKLMKDYGITQVAIRSRPQKGKFAGGAVGFKLEAAIQLIDGLTVTLLTNTQINEQLKHTPLFIDFAETGLKKFLEPAFTTVFAALSKKNG is encoded by the coding sequence ATGGCTACTGAAATCAAAGCCTGTGGTGTCGAAATCAAGAACAACGAAGTGCTGATTTGCCCGCTGGTAAAAAGCGGCGAACTGTTCACCGTTCCGGATCTGCGCCAGCAGCGCTTGCAAGTTAACAATGCGGATGATCAAAGCCAGATTCAGGCGTTCCAGCGCACCTTCAGTAAACTGATGAAAGATTACGGCATCACCCAGGTTGCCATTCGCTCGCGCCCCCAGAAAGGTAAATTTGCCGGCGGCGCAGTGGGTTTTAAGCTGGAAGCAGCCATTCAGTTGATTGATGGGCTGACTGTGACGCTACTCACCAACACCCAGATCAATGAACAGCTGAAGCACACCCCACTGTTTATCGACTTTGCCGAAACCGGGCTGAAAAAGTTTCTGGAGCCGGCTTTTACCACTGTGTTTGCTGCATTGAGCAAGAAAAACGGCTGA
- a CDS encoding helix-turn-helix transcriptional regulator gives MSETDSLFGALKHYLKADGKTYRDLALALEISESSVKRIFANRDLSLSRLGQICSWLGITISDLSEFASRQQPKLEQLDCQLEQQIIEDPLLLLVATCVMNHWQLGEIIGFYRLPEALCIQKLIQLDRIGIINLLPGNRIKLRITPNFRWQPNGPIQRFFQKSIADEFFDSQFTARDDQLIVLNGTLSSSSNQAFQTLMRRLAEEFNALTKNDLALPLDQRHGTTVVIAMRRWSPSFFDDFKRD, from the coding sequence GTGTCGGAAACCGATTCCCTGTTTGGAGCCCTTAAACATTACCTGAAAGCGGATGGTAAAACCTACCGCGATCTGGCTCTGGCTTTGGAAATTTCCGAGTCCAGCGTAAAACGGATCTTCGCAAATCGCGATTTGTCGCTTAGCCGGTTGGGACAAATCTGCAGTTGGCTGGGAATTACCATTTCTGATCTTTCTGAATTTGCCAGTCGACAGCAACCCAAACTTGAACAGCTTGACTGTCAACTTGAGCAACAGATTATTGAAGATCCCCTGCTATTACTGGTAGCCACCTGTGTGATGAACCATTGGCAATTGGGTGAGATCATCGGCTTCTATCGATTACCGGAAGCGCTGTGTATTCAAAAGCTGATACAGCTGGATCGCATTGGCATAATTAACCTGCTTCCTGGCAACCGTATCAAATTGCGCATTACACCTAACTTTCGTTGGCAGCCTAATGGACCAATTCAACGCTTTTTCCAGAAAAGTATCGCTGACGAATTTTTTGATTCCCAGTTCACCGCCAGGGATGATCAGCTGATTGTCCTCAACGGAACCCTCTCCTCATCATCCAACCAGGCGTTTCAAACTCTTATGCGCAGACTCGCAGAGGAGTTCAATGCACTGACTAAAAACGACCTTGCATTGCCGCTGGACCAACGCCATGGGACCACAGTTGTTATTGCCATGCGCCGTTGGAGTCCCAGTTTTTTTGATGATTTCAAGCGCGACTAA